Proteins from one Mercurialis annua linkage group LG7, ddMerAnnu1.2, whole genome shotgun sequence genomic window:
- the LOC126655403 gene encoding uncharacterized protein LOC126655403, with the protein MDFHSTSKKKKTRIGNQSMLLCCKLFISESRNRTALDSIERAASVDPETVTVTKFEDRHYNRIRYTLVSYVVLDTTGTPIYSPLHQTVLAMAGAAYAAINLESHCGAYPRLGVVDEILFHPLARATLDEASWLAKSVAADIGSRFQVPVFLYAAAHPTCKPLDTIRRELGYYRPNFLGSQWAGWSMSEILPEKPDEGPQQVSPARGISMIGARPWVALYNVPVISTDVSVTRRIARMVSARGGGLPTVQTLGLVHGEDSTEIACMLLEPNQIGADKVHSRIEMLAAEEGLDVEKGYFTDFSPEMIVEKYMNLISATRD; encoded by the exons aagaagaagactaGAATTGGAAACCAATCGATGCTGCTATGTTGCAAGCTGTTTATATCAGAATCGCGAAACCGAACAGCTCTGGACTCAATTGAAAGAGCAGCCAGTGTTGATCCTGAGACAGTGACAGTCACCAAATTTGAGGACCGACACTATAACAGGATAAGGTACACTTTAGTGTCGTATGTTGTTCTTGATACTACAGGAACTCCCATTTATAGCCCTTTGCATCAAACTGTCTTGGCTATGGCTGGAGCAGCTTATGCAGCCATTAACCTCGAGTCCCACTGCGGTGCTTATCCTCGGCTTGGTGTTGTGGATGAAATTCTTTTTCACCCTCTGGCTCGAGCTACCTTGGATGAAGCATCTTGGCTTGCTAAGTCTGTTGCAGCTGATATTGGCTCTAGATTTCAAG TGCCGGTATTTCTTTATGCAGCAGCACACCCTACTTGCAAGCCTCTCGATACCATTAGGCGTGAGCTGGGTTACTACAGACCAAATTTCTTGGGAAGTCAATGGGCTGGATGGAGCATGTCTGAAATTCTCCCAGAAAAGCCTGATGAAGGTCCACAACAAGTGTCTCCGGCCAGAGGCATATCGATGATTGGAGCACGCCCATGGGTGGCATTATACAATGTGCCTGTAATATCAACTGATGTCTCTGTGACTCGCCGTATTGCAAGGATGGTTAGTGCCCGTGGTGGCGGCCTCCCAACGGTACAAACATTAGGCCTGGTTCACGGTGAGGATTCCACTGAGATAGCTTGTATGCTGTTGGAGCCCAACCAGATTGGAGCAGATAAAGTTCATAGCCGGATCGAGATGCTAGCAGCCGAAGAAGGGTTGGACGTAGAGAAGGGATACTTCACTGATTTTTCACCTGAAATGATTGTTGAAAAGTACATGAATCTTATTTCTGCTACCAGAGACTGA
- the LOC126655402 gene encoding beta-glucuronosyltransferase GlcAT14A-like, with amino-acid sequence MKNPRKNGSFHSGRVFSDRKWFIPFLTSLLVFLTLLLSTSFRVFTSSYGEDQLSLDINSFSRSEDSTGYFVESEFKKKSNAFSDLKLEAPRLAYLISGTKGDSRRMMRTLQAVYHPRNQYILHLDLEAPPRERLELGMSVKNDSTFLEVGNVRVMAQSNLVTYKGPTMIACTLQAIAIMLRESVEWDWFINLSASDYPLVTQDDMLHVFSNLSRSLNFIEHMQITGWKLNQRAKPIIIDPGLYLSKKSDLALTSQRRSLPSSFKLFTGSAWVMLTRSFIEYSIMGWDNLPRTLLMYYTNFISSPEGYFHTLICNTEEFRNTAISHDLHYIAWDTPPKQHPISLTMKDFDKMVMSKAPFARKFARDDPVLDKIDKELLGRTIRFSPGAWCIGSSDNGSDPCSVRGNYSEFRPGPGAERLQQLFQTLLSEDNLRKQCS; translated from the exons ATGAAAAACCCTAGAAAAAATGGCAGCTTTCACTCAGGAAGGGTGTTTAGTGATAGAAAATGGTTCATTCCATTCTTAACAAGCTTGCTTGTGTTTTTAACTTTGTTGTTATCAACTAGTTTTAGGGTATTTACCTCCTCTTATGGTGAAGATCAATTGTCATTAGACATTAATTCTTTTTCAAGGTCAGAGGATTCGACCGGGTATTTTGTAGAAtcagaattcaaaaaaaaatccaatgcTTTTAGTGATTTGAAATTGGAAGCGCCTAGATTAGCTTATCTCATTTCGGGGACTAAGGGCGATAGTCGTAGAATGATGAGAACTTTGCAAGCAGTGTATCATCCGAGGAATCAGTATATTTTACATCTTGATCTTGAGGCGCCTCCTCGTGAAAGGTTGGAGTTGGGAATGTCTGTGAAGAATGATTCTACTTTCCTTGAAGTTGGGAATGTTCGTGTAATGGCACAGTCGAATTTGGTGACCTATAAGGGACCAACTATGATAGCATGTACACTTCAAGCAATTGCAATTATGTTGAGGGAGAGTGTCGAGTGGGACTGGTTTATCAACCTCAGTGCCTCGGATTATCCTCTTGTGACACAAGATG ATATGCTTCACGTTTTCTCAAATTTGTCAAGAAGTCTAAATTTCATTGAACATATGCAGATTACTGGATGGAAGCT GAATCAGAGGGCAAAACCAATTATTATTGATCCAGGCCTTTACTTATCAAAGAAATCCGACCTTGCTTTGACTTCTCAACGTAGATCGCTCCCCTCATCTTTCAAGTTGTTTACTG GGTCAGCGTGGGTGATGCTAACCCGATCTTTTATAGAATACAGTATAATGGGATGGGATAATCTCCCACGAACTCTCCTGATGTACTATACAAATTTCATCTCCTCTCCTGAAGGATACTTTCATACACTTATTTGCAACACTGAAGAATTCAGAAATACAGCAATAAGCCATGATCTTCATTACATTGCTTGGGACACTCCTCCAAAGCAGCATCCCATCTCTTTAACCATGAAAGACTTTGACAAAATGGTTATGAGTAAGGCTCCATTTGCTCGAAAATTTGCTAGAGATGATCCAGTTTTAGACAAGATTGACAAAGAGCTTCTAGGCCGCACCATCCGGTTTTCACCTGGAGCATGGTGTATTGGCAGCTCGGATAATGGTTCTGATCCGTGCTCTGTGCGTGGAAATTACTCGGAATTCAGACCTGGCCCTGGTGCGGAGAGGTTGCAACAATTGTTTCAGACATTGTTATCTGAAGACAATTTAAGAAAGCAATGTTCATGA
- the LOC126655406 gene encoding protein ULTRAPETALA 1-like, translating to MANGGDEKEILIFSDEELREMSGVNRGGDYIEVTCGCTSHRYGDAVGRLRVFVNGDLDITCECTPGCNEDKLTPAAFEKHSGRETARKWKNNVWVIVNGDKVALSKTVLLKYYNEASKGGNGSHRSNNGKVSHRDEFVCCSKCKKERRFRLRTKEECRIHHDALADPNWKCADLQFDKIKCDDDEERASRRVYRGCSRSPTCKGCTSCVCFGCEICRFTDCSCQTCTDFTRNAKA from the exons ATGGCTAATGGGGGTGATGAGAAGGAGATATTAATCTTCAGCGATGAAGAGTTGAGAGAGATGAGTGGTGTGAATAGAGGTGGGGATTATATTGAAGTGACGTGTGGGTGTACTAGCCATAGATATGGTGATGCTGTTGGTAGACTTAGGGTTTTTGTTAATGGTGATCTTGATATCACCTGTGAATGCACTCCTGGCTGCAATGAAG ACAAGCTGACTCCAGCTGCATTTGAGAAACATTCTGGGAGAGAGACAGCAAGAAAGTGGAAGAACAATGTATGGGTCATAGTTAACGGGGACAAGGTTGCATTGTCAAAGACAGTATTGCTCAAGTACTATAACGAAGCATCCAAAGGTGGCAATGGCTCTCACAGATCCAATAATGGAAAAGTTTCTCACCGTGATGAGTTTGTTTGCTGCAGTAAGTGTAAAAAGGAACGGAGGTTTCGCTTACGAACCAAAGAAGAGTGTCGAATTCACCATGATGCTTTGGCTGATCCAAATTGGAAATGTGCTGATCTGCAATTTGACAA AATAAAAtgtgatgatgatgaagaacgAGCAAGCAGACGGGTATATAGAGGATGCAGTAGATCCCCTACATGCAAGGGTTGCACTTCTTGCGTATGCTTCGGGTGTGAAATCTGCCGTTTCACAGATTGCAGCTGCCAGACTTGTACCGACTTCACAAGGAATGCAAAAGCATGA
- the LOC126655882 gene encoding uncharacterized protein LOC126655882, whose product MVGFVNEPTTILEEEQQNQDSKLKSLRESGEFLDPKFIDFSIDDSFIDFDSIREFFQGAPDLDQVSLLDRIEMEGSDKSSVMEMGVGDKDCGLERNPVIDCSNLVIEDQSCGFATVKDEKLGNLGCFIEEEMGKVSLVGECNTDCGDETVVEREIVGDGVEISKGSLAAAPSLVISDQSGHMSDIAGNEKNIGDLSLAKESSSVDVIESGVSNEVMIDEDESGSDSESESESSSSSASSSGSDDDEDEEEEKEEEVNKQLKGEREEGEVEEGEIRDLNGEQVDSKIDEEEEEDEDDVVEWNGIEFDDIDEEEDAGVSKGPIRSQNELKFLPPVPPVDVTLQPHHHMLPVGVILSIMSSQVIVEAVEKHNPLNEGSILWITEQRCPLGLVDEIFGPVQNPYYIVRYNSESEVPSDIGQGTSVSFVPEFANHVLSEKNIYKKGYDASGENDEEESVEAEFSDDEKEAEYLRMKKMSKRGMNDKTVGSKKNRRSKDKNGNGNRKKIVPTRGQASTGRDQPPPNQNQHNASAVASMGNYPSSSANSGAGFFQPFSPGAPNVGVFQPPHGIWNNGLSLQQPQNTFIPGGVPANMMSWPAQNQLQHPCQMPMTNAMPFQQQFNPSQGPLLNGGQPNLFTGLPSPWPAGIGQNCFNQAPFGMGLQVQPTQPTMNAMNVGQQGMMSSGFGMAQNHNLHSPAGIPGNVQAPQQFNSGSSPGRGRRQYHRGGGGGRFTGGRGRFSGGRGHNPS is encoded by the exons ATGGTAGGGTTTGTAAATGAACCCACCACCATTCTTGAAGAAGAACAACAAAATCAAGACTCTAAGCTTAAATCTTTGCGGGAATCAGGTGAATTCTTGGATCCTAAGTTCATTGATTTTTCTATTGATGATTCTTTTATCGATTTTGATTCTATAAGAGAGTTTTTTCAAGGTGCCCCTGACCTTGATCAAGTTTCTTTATTGGATAGGATTGAAATGGAGGGCTCTGATAAGAGTAGTGTTATGGAGATGGGAGTGGGTGATAAAGATTGTGGTTTGGAAAGAAACCCAGTTATAGATTGTTCTAATTTAGTTATTGAAGATCAATCTTGCGGGTTTGCGACGGTTAAGGACGAAAAACTGGGAAATTTAGGCTGTTTTATTGAAGAGGAGATGGGTAAGGTTAGTTTGGTTGGTGAGTGTAATACTGATTGTGGTGATGAGACTGTTGTCGAGAGAGAAATAGTGGGCGATGGAGTCGAGATTAGTAAGGGAAGTTTGGCTGCTGCTCCGAGTTTGGTTATTTCTGATCAGAGTGGTCACATGAGTGATATAGCGGGTAATGAGAAGAATATAGGCGATCTTAGTTTGGCGAAAGAGTCAAGTTCAGTGGATGTCATTGAGAGTGGTGTGAGTAATGAGGTAATGATCGATGAGGACGAAAGTGGAAGTGACTCGGAATCTGAAAGTGAAAGCAGTTCGTCATCGGCATCGTCTTCTGGTAGTGACGATGATGAGGATGAAGAGGAGGAGAAGGAAGAGGAAGTGAACAAGCAACTAAAGGGAGAGAGAGAAGAGGGTGAGGTCGAGGAAGGCGAGATAAGAGATTTGAATGGAGAGCAGGTGGATAGTAAGATTGACGAGGAAGAAGAGGAGGATGAAGATGATGTGGTTGAATGGAATGGAATTGAATTTGATGATATTGATGAGGAAGAGGATGCCGGTGTTTCCAAGGGCCCTATTAGATCACAAAATGAGCTTAAA TTTCTCCCTCCGGTTCCTCCTGTAGATGTTACATTGCAGCCGCATCATCACATGTTGCCTGTTGGGGTCATTTTGTCG ATAATGAGTTCGCAAGTCATTGTAGAAGCTGTGGAAAAACACAACCCGCTTAATGAGGGTTCCATCCTTTGGATAACTGAACAGCGATGTCCACTGGGGCTTGTAGATGAGATATTTGGACCTGTTCAGAATCCATATTATATTGTAAGATACAATTCTGAAAGTGAGGTCCCTTCCGATATTGGTCAAGGAACTTCGGTTTCTTTTGTTCCTGAGTTTGCAAATCATGTGCTTAGTGAAAAGAATATTTACAAGAAAGGATACGATGCATCTGGTGAAAATGATGAGGAAGAGTCAGTTGAGGCTGAGTTCTCTGATGATGAAAAGGAGGCAGAGTACTTGAGAATGAAGAAAATGTCCAAGAGAGGTATGAATGACAAGACAGTTGGAAGCAAGAAAAACAGGAGATCAAAGGATAAGAATGGGAACGGCAATAGGAAAAAAATTGTACCAACAAGGGGTCAAGCATCGACGGGCAGGGATCAACCACCGCCTAATCAAAATCAGCATAATGCCTCTGCTGTAGCTTCAATGGGTAATTATCCATCTTCTAGTGCTAATAGCGGAGCTGGGTTTTTTCAACCATTCTCACCAGGCGCACCGAATGTTGGCGTTTTCCAACCTCCTCATGGAATTTGGAATAATGGATTGTCTTTACAGCAGCCACAGAATACATTTATTCCTGGTGGAGTTCCAGCTAATATGATGTCATGGCCTGCACAGAATCAACTTCAGCACCCTTGTCAGATGCCAATGACAAATGCTATGCCATTCCAGCAACAGTTTAATCCTAGTCAAGGGCCACTTCTGAACGGTGGGCAGCCGAATCTTTTCACTGGACTACCCTCGCCCTGGCCAGCAGGCATTGGTCAAAATTGCTTTAACCAAGCCCCGTTTGGCATGGGTTTACAGGTTCAACCGACTCAACCAACCATGAATGCGATGAACGTAGGACAGCAAGGGATGATGTCCAGCGGATTCGGTATGGCGCAGAACCACAACTTGCATTCACCCGCTGGCATTCCTGGAAATGTTCAAGCTCCCCAGCAATTTAATTCGGGTTCCTCTCCAGGTCGTGGAAGGAGACAATACCATCGAGGGGGTGGTGGTGGTCGTTTCACAGGTGGAAGAGGTCGTTTTTCAGGTGGGAGAGGTCATAATCCATCATAG
- the LOC126656374 gene encoding uncharacterized protein LOC126656374, with product MVCFCFLVDQTRKVRRSKPAAGICSRCGGGASVADMKTCTRFCFVPFYWKSWRAIMCTFCGSILRTYR from the coding sequence ATGGTATGCTTCTGTTTTCTCGTTGATCAGACCAGAAAAGTTAGGAGAAGTAAACCGGCGGCCGGAATTTGCTCGAGATGCGGTGGCGGAGCCAGCGTTGCTGACATGAAAACTTGTACAAGATTTTGTTTTGTCCCATTTTATTGGAAGTCTTGGAGAGCTATCATGTGTACTTTTTGTGGCTCCATTCTTCGAACTTACCGATGA
- the LOC126655639 gene encoding pentatricopeptide repeat-containing protein At1g03540 — translation MKLLFSIKRRYTSLPSLNLHYPQTNEPKILHFCKSGDLTHALNLLNSLDSTKLSNKPFIYASLLQTSTKLGSFSPGLQIHAHLIKSGLETDRFVGNSLLALYFKLGTDFLVTRKVFDGLYYRDVISWTSMITGYVKVDKSNKAIELFGEMLDFGVEPNDFTLSAVIKACSDLRDVILGRCFHCVVVIRGFDSNHVIGSALIDMYGKNYGVEDARRMFDELLEPDAICWTSVISAFTRNDMYDKALGFFHLMQRRFGLAPDSFTFGTVLTACGNLGRLKQGKEVHAKVFTSGFSGNVVVESSLVDMYGKCGFVNESQLVFDGMRVRNSVSWSALLGGYCQNGDFESVIRIFREVGEADLYSFGTVLRACAGLAAVRRGKEVHCQYVRRGGWRDVIVESALVDLYAKCGCIDFAHRIFAKMSVRNLITWNSMICGLAQNGGGQEALKMFDDMIKEGTKPDYITFIGVLFACSHTGLVDEGRTYFTSMINEYAVKPGVEHYSCMVDLLGRAGLLEEAELLIENADCRDDSSLWEVLLGACATCRNSDTAERIAKKTMKLAPDYHLSYIYLANIYKAIGRWDDAVNVRKLMEDRGVQKMPGKSWISGDRNTTSHLNASGVG, via the coding sequence ATGAAGCTCCTCTTCTCTATTAAACGCCGTTACACTTCTCTCCCATCTCTCAATCTCCACTACCCACAAACCAACGAACCCAAAATCCTCCATTTCTGTAAATCTGGTGATCTCACTCACGCACTGAATCTTCTCAACTCCCTAGACTCAACCAAGCTTTCTAATAAGCCATTCATCTACGCTTCTCTCCTTCAAACTAGTACGAAACTTGGCTCTTTTAGCCCTGGTCTCCAAATCCATGCACATCTAATAAAATCCGGTCTGGAAACTGATAGATTTGTAGGTAATAGCTTACttgctttatattttaaattgggTACTGATTTTCTCGTGACGAGAAAGGTTTTTGACGGGCTTTACTACAGAGATGTGATTTCTTGGACTTCGATGATTACGGGTTATGTTAAAGTCGATAAATCGAATAAagcaattgaattgtttgggGAAATGTTGGATTTTGGTGTTGAGCCTAATGATTTCACTTTATCTGCTGTTATAAAGGCGTGTTCGGATCTTCGGGATGTGATACTTGGTAGATGTTTTCATTGTGTTGTTGTGATTCGTGGGTTCGACTCGAATCATGTTATTGGTAGTGCTTTGATTGATATGTATGGGAAGAATTATGGAGTGGAGGATGCACGCCGGATGTTTGATGAATTGCTTGAACCAGATGCTATTTGTTGGacttctgttatttctgcattcaCTAGGAACGATATGTATGATAAAGCTTTGGGATTTTTTCATTTGATGCAGAGGAGATTCGGGTTGGCTCCGGATAGTTTTACGTTTGGAACGGTGTTGACTGCTTGTGGTAACTTGGGTAGATTGAAGCAAGGGAAGGAGGTGCATGCTAAGGTCTTTACATCAGGGTTTAGTGGGAATGTGGTTGTTGAAAGCAGCCTGGTTGATATGTATGGGAAATGTGGTTTTGTAAATGAATCTCAACTTGTTTTTGATGGAATGCGTGTAAGAAATTCGGTTTCTTGGTCTGCATTGCTTGGAGGATATTGTCAGAATGGAGACTTTGAATCTGTCATCAGGATTTTTAGGGAAGTGGGAGAGGCTGATCTCTATAGTTTTGGAACTGTTCTACGCGCTTGTGCGGGATTGGCGGCAGTAAGACGAGGGAAAGAGGTGCACTGTCAGTATGTGAGAAGGGGCGGTTGGAGAGACGTTATTGTAGAATCAGCTTTAGTTGATCTTTATGCAAAATGTGGCTGTATTGATTTTGCACATAGAATTTTTGCAAAGATGTCGGTTAGAAATTTGATAACTTGGAATTCAATGATCTGTGGGTTAGCCCAAAATGGAGGAGGGCAAGAAGCTCTTAAAATGTTTGATGACATGATCAAGGAAGGGACGAAACCTGATTACATTACTTTTATCGGTGTTCTTTTCGCTTGTAGTCATACAGGTTTGGTTGATGAAGGGAGAACGTATTTTACGTCGATGATCAATGAGTATGCAGTTAAACCGGGAGTTGAGCATTACAGTTGCATGGTTGATCTCCTGGGCCGAGCTGGTTTACTAGAAGAAGCTGAATTACTGATAGAGAATGCAGATTGCAGAGATGATTCATCTCTTTGGGAAGTTCTTCTTGGTGCTTGTGCCACGTGCAGAAATTCTGATACCGCAGAGCGCATTGCAAAGAAAACTATGAAATTGGCACCTGACTACCACTTGAGTTATATTTACCTTGCTAACATCTACAAAGCAATAGGTCGATGGGATGATGCTGTAAATGTTAGGAAACTAATGGAAGATAGAGGAGTTCAAAAGATGCCTGGAAAAAGTTGGATCTCCGGTGATAGAAACACGACTTCTCATTTAAATGCAAGCGGAGTAGGCTAA